Below is a genomic region from Timaviella obliquedivisa GSE-PSE-MK23-08B.
TTGCTCCGTCAGGCTTGCGCCCATTGCGGAAAATTCCCCACTGCTGCCTCCCGTAGGAGTCTGGGCCGTGTCTCAGTCCCAGTGTGGCTGATCATCCTCTCAGACCAGCTACTGATCGTCGCCTAGGGGTGCCGTTACCACTCCTACTAGCTAATCAGACGCGAGCTCATCTCCAGGCACTTAAAGCTTTCACCTCTCGGCACATCCGGTATTAGCAGTCGTTTCCAACTGTTGTCCCGAACCTGAAGGCAGATCCTCACGCGTTACTCACCCGTCCGCCACTAAATCCCGAAAGATTCCGTTCGACTTGCATGTGTTAAGCAGACCGCCAGCGTTCATCCTGAGCCAGGATCAAACTCTCCATTGTGTGACTAACTTAGATAAATCTAGATTAATCATCTTGAGTTTAACGGCTCCGATCTCTCAATCGGTTTGTTATCTCGATTGTTTGAGTACGAATACTCTCTTCTATTGCATTCACGAATATTAAATGCTATTCTGACTCTCAAAACTATATAGATTTTTCTAGGTTCGGAAGTCGACTCCCGCTTCGCTTTCGCTTGGCTTCCCTCGACCGCTTTATGAATATAGCCCACCTTCTCTCTCTCTGTCAACTCCTGGCTATGAAGTTTTCTCTCTGAATCTTTAGATGCTTCTTTTTGAATCGTTATGCATACGTGGTTAAGGGCAGGGCTGATCCTTTAATCAAAGAAAATAGACACTAGAGAAATCCCCTTGATTGGACTCTAAGCTTTATGAGCCTGATTCAACATCTGCAAACCGTTCGAGATTATCGCACTCAACCGGATTACCCGCTCTGGGTGATCTTAGTTTTAATCCTCATGGGCACGATGAGTGGTTGCACCGGATACCGCTCCTTGGCTGACTTTGTCAGTCGCCATCAAGCCACCTTACTCGAGATCATGGAACTGCCTTATGAGCGACTACCGGGCTTTTCCACCCTGCGGCGGACTATGGTGCGAATTGATTTTGTCTCCTTTACGGAAGCCTTTAATCGCTGGGCACAAGAACACTGTCCACCCGCCCCTACCGAGCAAGTTGCAGTGGATGGCAAAGGCATTAGAGCCAGCCTGCGTGATTATGACCAGTCGTACCAAGACTTTGTCAGCGTCGTCTCCGCCTTCAGTGTCCAGCAAGGCGTGGTGCTGGGTTTAGAGTCAATGCGTAATGGTGAGTGTAGTGAAATCAAGACCGCTCAAGTGTTGCTAGAGAAACTGCAACTCCAAGGCGTTTGCTTCAGTCTCGATGCCCTCCATACTCAAAAAAAACAACGCAGCAGATCACTGCCAGTGGCAATGATTACTTAATTACCGTCAAAGGCAATCAGCAGACTTTGTTTAACCAGTTGCAGACTCAGTTTGAACAACTGCCGCCCCTCAGTGTTGACCATCAAAGTGAACGGACGCGGGATCGAGTGACGCACCGCAGGGTCAGCGTTTTAGACCAAATTCCAGCCATCGATCCGCAATGGGTCGGCATCCAACGGATTGTTCGAGTCGAGCGAACGGGCAGCCGTGCGGGCAAACCCTATGACGAGACGATGTTCTACATCAGTTCTTTGAGGTTAGATGCGGCTGGCTTCGCCCAACAGATTCGAG
It encodes:
- a CDS encoding ISAs1 family transposase — its product is MSLIQHLQTVRDYRTQPDYPLWVILVLILMGTMSGCTGYRSLADFVSRHQATLLEIMELPYERLPGFSTLRRTMVRIDFVSFTEAFNRWAQEHCPPAPTEQVAVDGKGIRASLRDYDQSYQDFVSVVSAFSVQQGVVLGLESMRNGECSEIKTAQVLLEKLQLQGVCFSLDALHTQKKQRSRSLPVAMIT
- a CDS encoding ISAs1 family transposase codes for the protein MLQSRCPPYSKKTTQQITASGNDYLITVKGNQQTLFNQLQTQFEQLPPLSVDHQSERTRDRVTHRRVSVLDQIPAIDPQWVGIQRIVRVERTGSRAGKPYDETMFYISSLRLDAAGFAQQIRAHWQIENRLHWVKDVVLKEDESPLCDGNALVNFGIVRTFGVNLFRLNGFDSITKGLPFLAHDVRKLFSFFQ